One Natronomonas gomsonensis genomic window, CCGGCGATGACCGGCACGTCATCGACCGCGTCGACGACCGTCTCGACGACCTCGATGTGTTCGTCGTGGGTCATCGTCGCCGATTCGCCGGTCGTGCCGACCGGCACGAGGCCGTCGACGCCGGCGGCTTCGAGTCGCTGGGCGTGGGCCCGGAGGGTGTCGTGGTCGATGCTCTCGTCGTCGTGGAACGGCGTCGTCATCGCAGGGAAGACGCCGTCGAATGTGTCGTGTGTCATGGTGTCTTGGGTGTCGTACGTTCAGAGGCTGTGCGTTCGGTTTCGACCTGCGACGGGGGTGCCAGACCCGCCGGAGACCGGTCTAGGAACGTTTGCCTTTGGAGAAAGCGACTGAGACGGCGGACTCGGTGGGGTTCGTCCGTGGCCGACCGACGAGTACGCCATCTCGCATACATCAGAGACTTTCGCGGACGGACTTAGGCGTTTTGAGTCCGACACACTACCGTGCCGTGTGTTACCATCCACGCCAGAAGCCATTTCAGCGTAAACTCCCAACTCGGGGTACATGAGACACGTAGGACTCAAAGCCCGCATGGCGGTCGTGGGGAGCATTCTCTTCGCCTTCTATGCGATGCTCGCCATCGTCGCCTTCGAGGTGTTCGGGGTCGGCATTCCCGTCATCCTGCTGGGGACGGTCGCCTTCGCCGGCTTCCAGTACGTCGTCGGCAAGAAGATGGCGCTGTGGAGTACCGGCGCCGAGGACATGCCCGAAGACCGCTACCCCGAGGTTCACCGCTCCGTCGAGCGAATCAGCGAGGAGATGGACCTCGAAAAGCCGCGCCTGATGGTCGCCGACATGGGCGTCCCCAACGCCTTCGCGGTCGGCCGCCGCAGCGCCGGCGTGGTCGTCGTCTCCACGGAGTTGATGCACCTCTTGAGCCACGAGGAACTCGAAGCCGTCCTCGCTCACGAACTCGCCCACATCGACAACCGCGACGTGATTACGATGGTGATGGGGCAGTCCATCGCCTCGATGCTCGGGTTAGCGGCGTACTTCGTCGTCGCCTTCGCCGGCGAGGACGGCATCGCGGGCATCATCCTCGGCTACATCGCCTCCATCCTCGTCCAGTCGGTTGCGATGGTGTTCGTGTTGGCCATCTCCCGATACCGGGAG contains:
- a CDS encoding M48 family metalloprotease, coding for MRHVGLKARMAVVGSILFAFYAMLAIVAFEVFGVGIPVILLGTVAFAGFQYVVGKKMALWSTGAEDMPEDRYPEVHRSVERISEEMDLEKPRLMVADMGVPNAFAVGRRSAGVVVVSTELMHLLSHEELEAVLAHELAHIDNRDVITMVMGQSIASMLGLAAYFVVAFAGEDGIAGIILGYIASILVQSVAMVFVLAISRYREYVADSDAAEHVGGDAMARALQKISSAGQRGNAELDDNVSALCIFGGERSALAKLFATHPPIEKRIEAVRDVERSYY